One part of the Bacteroidia bacterium genome encodes these proteins:
- a CDS encoding YpdA family putative bacillithiol disulfide reductase: MNTEMLDVLIVGGGPIGLACGIEAQRRKLSYLIIEKGCLVNSIYHYPTNMTFFSTSQKIEIGGVPFVSHQDKPNRREALEYYRRVYDTYELDIHTYERVLNVEQEGEHYKVESTKGIYRSKSIVIATGFFDHPNLMDVPGEDLPKVKHYFDDPHPYIGHKVLVVGGANSAIDVALECWRKGAEVSLVHRGEGVGRRVKYWVKPDIENRIKEGSIKAYFESTVKEVSEDHVTLNTPEGEVEVENDFVLAMTGFKPDYSFLGKIGLEFSSDDLKMPVRDEETFESNLPNVFLAGTVCGGMQTNKWFIENSIEHASTVMEEIRKRI, from the coding sequence ATGAATACAGAAATGCTGGATGTATTGATTGTAGGCGGAGGCCCAATCGGGCTTGCCTGTGGAATAGAAGCCCAGAGAAGAAAACTATCTTATCTGATCATTGAAAAGGGTTGCCTGGTAAATTCGATTTATCATTACCCTACCAATATGACCTTTTTTTCTACCTCCCAGAAAATCGAGATCGGAGGGGTACCTTTTGTTTCTCATCAAGACAAACCCAATCGGAGAGAAGCCTTGGAATATTACCGCAGAGTTTATGATACCTATGAACTAGATATTCATACTTATGAACGGGTATTAAATGTGGAACAGGAAGGGGAGCATTATAAAGTAGAAAGTACAAAGGGGATCTATCGAAGTAAAAGTATTGTCATAGCGACCGGTTTTTTTGATCATCCCAATTTGATGGATGTTCCGGGGGAGGATTTGCCGAAAGTAAAGCATTATTTTGACGATCCTCACCCTTATATAGGACATAAGGTCCTCGTAGTCGGAGGTGCAAATTCAGCCATAGATGTGGCTCTAGAATGCTGGCGAAAAGGGGCAGAGGTTAGCTTGGTTCATAGAGGAGAAGGAGTCGGTAGGCGGGTGAAATACTGGGTAAAACCGGATATAGAAAACAGAATCAAAGAGGGTTCTATCAAGGCCTATTTTGAAAGTACAGTAAAAGAGGTTTCTGAAGATCATGTCACTCTCAATACCCCTGAAGGGGAAGTCGAAGTAGAAAATGACTTTGTACTGGCTATGACAGGATTTAAACCGGACTATAGTTTTCTAGGAAAGATTGGTCTGGAGTTTAGTTCGGATGACCTAAAGATGCCTGTAAGAGACGAAGAGACCTTTGAGAGCAATCTTCCCAATGTATTTCTGGCCGGAACGGTCTGCGGAGGCATGCAAACCAATAAGTGGTTTATTGAGAATTCGATTGAGCATGCGAGTACCGTTATGGAGGAAATCAGAAAAAGAATATAG
- a CDS encoding SUMF1/EgtB/PvdO family nonheme iron enzyme, giving the protein MKKLLQISSPALLCALLFISSAFYPGAKAKFKNQWKQIDEKLYAHATEVSVINYKEFLHDIPQEMAEKYALDTTVWSKGFKNFDPVKENYTSHPAFYEYPAVGLSHEGAKAYCEWLTEVINNQDDSYVPFNKVLFRLPTEEEWEKAATADLVDTKFPWDVLKGVGKPGWAFDKKGLPRANFKVIDQSFIQQDINTGESIIVGKGIDYTADGYMLTAPVRSFTPNPWGIYHMAGNVSEMIDRPGIAKGGSWNSTGYYLRINSQESYEEPSAQLGFRIFMEVLEE; this is encoded by the coding sequence ATGAAAAAACTACTCCAGATCAGCAGCCCAGCCCTACTCTGTGCACTCCTATTTATTTCCAGTGCTTTCTACCCCGGCGCCAAAGCCAAATTCAAAAACCAATGGAAACAGATCGATGAAAAGCTCTATGCCCATGCAACAGAAGTTTCTGTAATCAATTACAAAGAGTTTCTCCATGACATTCCCCAGGAAATGGCAGAAAAGTATGCCCTGGATACCACCGTTTGGTCAAAAGGCTTCAAAAATTTTGACCCGGTTAAAGAAAACTATACCAGCCATCCCGCATTTTATGAATATCCGGCTGTGGGACTAAGTCATGAGGGAGCAAAAGCCTATTGCGAATGGCTGACAGAAGTAATCAATAATCAAGATGATTCTTATGTTCCTTTTAATAAGGTATTATTTCGTTTGCCTACAGAGGAAGAATGGGAAAAAGCGGCAACAGCTGATCTGGTAGATACCAAATTTCCCTGGGATGTACTGAAAGGAGTGGGAAAACCCGGTTGGGCTTTTGACAAGAAAGGACTGCCCAGGGCGAATTTTAAAGTCATTGACCAAAGCTTTATCCAACAAGATATCAATACAGGGGAGAGTATTATTGTAGGGAAAGGAATCGATTATACTGCAGATGGGTATATGCTCACAGCTCCCGTTCGATCTTTTACCCCTAATCCCTGGGGAATTTATCATATGGCAGGAAATGTATCTGAAATGATAGATCGTCCGGGTATCGCCAAAGGAGGGAGCTGGAATAGTACAGGATACTACCTACGGATCAATAGTCAGGAAAGCTATGAGGAGCCTTCTGCTCAGCTTGGCTTCAGAATTTTTATGGAAGTATTGGAAGAATAA
- a CDS encoding glycerophosphodiester phosphodiesterase family protein, giving the protein MKKLAFLFLLISCSCTPQLYEHRIELGANNLSSFLNHKSGSPILVSAHRGGRGYPGYPENSIQAFAYTAYHLPAIIECDVRLSKDSVLVLLHDDDLDRTTTGKGPLKEKNWKELRSLNLLDDFGKETTYHIPSLRHALNWGRGKVIFTLDVKRGIPFEKVVDLVEEMEAENYAAIITYNWKDAQHVHRLNPNLMISIGMRKMEDIDIHWPASGIPANRILAFTGYATKDPYEPPIELIRKLQAEGIPVIFGRFGGDGDKSLQNSYRKLAENGIDIWTIDYPKMARKALPDYSRQSRIVKQLLNP; this is encoded by the coding sequence ATGAAAAAACTTGCCTTCCTTTTCCTCTTAATTTCATGCTCCTGCACTCCACAATTGTATGAACATAGGATTGAGCTGGGGGCCAATAATCTTTCCTCCTTTCTCAATCATAAAAGCGGCAGTCCCATTCTGGTTAGTGCGCATAGAGGAGGTCGTGGATATCCGGGCTATCCAGAAAATTCAATCCAGGCTTTTGCATATACCGCCTATCATCTACCTGCTATTATAGAATGTGATGTACGCTTGAGTAAAGACTCTGTGCTTGTTCTTCTGCACGACGATGATCTGGATAGAACGACTACAGGAAAAGGTCCTTTGAAAGAGAAAAATTGGAAAGAACTTAGGAGTTTGAATTTGTTAGATGACTTTGGAAAGGAAACGACTTATCACATACCTAGCCTCAGGCATGCTTTGAATTGGGGACGGGGCAAAGTGATTTTTACCCTGGATGTAAAAAGAGGAATTCCTTTTGAGAAAGTGGTGGATTTAGTAGAGGAAATGGAAGCGGAAAATTATGCAGCTATCATCACCTACAATTGGAAAGATGCTCAGCACGTACATCGGCTCAATCCAAATCTGATGATATCCATCGGCATGCGAAAGATGGAGGACATTGATATACATTGGCCCGCTTCAGGAATCCCGGCAAATCGAATTCTGGCTTTTACAGGTTATGCGACTAAAGATCCCTATGAGCCTCCCATAGAGTTGATCAGAAAACTACAAGCTGAGGGAATCCCTGTTATTTTTGGGCGCTTTGGAGGTGATGGGGATAAGTCCCTGCAAAACTCTTATCGAAAACTGGCAGAAAATGGCATTGACATCTGGACGATTGATTATCCGAAAATGGCGAGGAAGGCTTTACCGGATTATTCAAGGCAAAGTCGAATAGTTAAGCAGCTGTTGAATCCTTGA
- a CDS encoding SOS response-associated peptidase family protein gives MLASYTFNSNYKPGHTQHQPLPSLRLLEGGKFRPGQFSPVLVKEYNQIRLKYFQWGMVPAWTKGSKKEKSRRFVASDHLVRQPGFQIALRRQRCLIPADGYYLSTGKTYNKQNFKIHADGGDTFCFAGIYDTWRNADGSLLQSFAILTTEADADMRQFGLQMPLILPKKWEGLWLNPNANMQKINDVLKQPYPLSLQIYPIQELKEMDLIGFYEHVAA, from the coding sequence ATGTTAGCCAGTTACACATTCAACTCCAATTATAAGCCCGGCCACACACAGCATCAGCCTTTGCCCAGCCTTCGTTTATTGGAAGGTGGAAAGTTTCGCCCGGGTCAATTCAGTCCTGTCTTAGTAAAAGAGTACAACCAGATCAGATTAAAATATTTTCAGTGGGGAATGGTTCCAGCCTGGACCAAGGGTAGCAAAAAAGAAAAGTCTCGTCGCTTTGTAGCTTCAGATCATCTTGTTCGCCAACCCGGATTCCAGATTGCCCTTCGCAGACAGAGATGTCTCATACCTGCTGATGGCTACTATCTCTCGACCGGAAAAACTTACAACAAACAAAACTTTAAAATCCATGCTGATGGAGGCGATACATTCTGCTTTGCAGGGATCTATGATACCTGGCGTAATGCCGACGGGTCCCTGCTGCAGAGCTTCGCTATCCTCACCACGGAAGCTGATGCGGATATGCGTCAGTTTGGCTTACAGATGCCGCTAATACTCCCTAAAAAATGGGAAGGGCTTTGGCTAAACCCCAATGCCAATATGCAGAAAATTAATGACGTACTTAAGCAACCCTACCCCCTTAGTCTACAAATTTATCCCATTCAAGAACTCAAAGAAATGGACTTAATTGGATTTTATGAACATGTTGCTGCGTAG
- a CDS encoding DUF4230 domain-containing protein, which yields MHQIQGASQIATVEYVISKVVIGKKEQKLLGYSLSEAEYLAEAEARVKAGIDLAKISEENIRIQDNFIQLSLPPVEIINFSFPAGEAKVNEDYTEDGWLAIIEGSDIDRFYQEAELSVRKDIVNMGLEEAAQDKTKKFLMKFLIQAGYDSIQIDFEKFRWEPNPLNTGNIPQANG from the coding sequence ATGCACCAAATACAGGGAGCCTCGCAAATTGCTACGGTAGAGTATGTAATTAGTAAAGTGGTAATAGGGAAGAAAGAGCAAAAATTGCTTGGCTATTCTTTAAGTGAAGCTGAGTATTTGGCTGAAGCAGAAGCCCGGGTAAAAGCAGGAATTGATTTAGCCAAAATAAGCGAAGAGAATATTCGCATTCAGGATAATTTCATTCAGCTCAGTTTGCCTCCCGTTGAGATCATCAATTTTTCTTTTCCCGCTGGAGAGGCAAAAGTCAATGAAGATTATACAGAAGATGGTTGGCTGGCAATTATTGAAGGATCAGATATAGATCGCTTTTATCAGGAAGCCGAGTTATCTGTTCGAAAAGACATTGTAAATATGGGCCTAGAGGAAGCTGCGCAGGATAAAACAAAGAAATTTCTGATGAAGTTTCTGATACAAGCGGGTTATGATTCCATCCAAATCGACTTTGAAAAATTCCGCTGGGAACCCAATCCCCTGAATACCGGCAACATTCCCCAGGCAAATGGATAA
- a CDS encoding DUF4230 domain-containing protein gives MDKKTSIFSRILGFFLAIPKRILGFFSMLGVIPMILVIIALLVGLFFGYKWVIGDFSSIVETKVSIIETPSILEEVKAIGELVGAEYFGEEVHSLSESYEEEDLKNMAESYLEIRDSYTRIYERIEKMRDINGNLIGHERHLQKAYEDFMSAHATATNYDKAWFAAFKRIHNESARNMLEYLRTNDWKSYYSRYKDRLNRERRYLRKIKNNGRVLIYLGRGTVKAGYNLDALTDESVEKQGDTLLLKNLKAQILNADINPWYVLPEETEDGKGVPGFELLKEYGSPTHKDHGRVKEGCEKDLEKSAIEQGILKTAEKRAEETLLNFLNLLARDSTQVLSVVDIQE, from the coding sequence ATGGATAAAAAGACCTCCATATTTTCTCGCATCCTGGGATTCTTTCTGGCCATCCCTAAACGCATCCTGGGATTCTTTTCCATGCTGGGAGTGATTCCTATGATACTTGTGATCATTGCCTTATTGGTTGGATTATTTTTCGGATACAAATGGGTGATCGGAGATTTTAGTTCTATAGTCGAGACGAAAGTCAGCATAATTGAAACTCCTAGCATATTAGAAGAAGTAAAAGCCATAGGAGAATTGGTAGGTGCGGAATATTTCGGTGAGGAAGTCCATTCTTTGAGTGAAAGCTATGAGGAGGAGGATTTAAAGAATATGGCTGAGTCTTATTTAGAAATTCGCGATTCCTATACGCGTATTTATGAACGCATCGAAAAAATGCGAGATATCAATGGAAATTTGATAGGGCATGAAAGACATCTTCAAAAGGCTTATGAAGACTTCATGAGCGCCCATGCAACTGCCACCAATTATGACAAAGCCTGGTTTGCTGCTTTTAAGCGCATTCACAATGAATCAGCCAGGAATATGTTGGAGTATCTCCGAACCAATGACTGGAAATCTTATTACTCCCGTTATAAAGACCGCCTTAATAGAGAAAGAAGATATCTCAGAAAAATAAAGAACAATGGTCGGGTACTCATTTATTTGGGAAGAGGTACAGTAAAGGCCGGATATAATCTGGATGCGCTGACCGATGAATCCGTAGAGAAGCAAGGAGATACCCTTTTACTCAAAAACCTGAAAGCTCAAATACTCAATGCCGATATAAATCCCTGGTATGTACTGCCGGAAGAAACAGAGGATGGAAAAGGAGTGCCAGGTTTTGAGCTATTAAAAGAATATGGTTCCCCTACACATAAAGATCATGGAAGGGTAAAAGAAGGCTGCGAAAAAGATCTGGAGAAATCAGCGATTGAACAGGGAATATTGAAAACGGCGGAAAAGAGGGCAGAGGAGACTTTGCTGAACTTCCTTAATCTATTGGCAAGAGATTCTACTCAGGTGTTGAGTGTTGTGGATATACAAGAATAG
- a CDS encoding XdhC family protein, with amino-acid sequence MFNEFLKTADQLYQDKETFAIAMVVNRQIPSSGKPGDKAIIQKDGKLIGWIGGGCTRGIILKEAVESMQEGKPRLIRISPDGEGLVSKGVKEYKMTCHSGGSVEVYIEPVLPRPQLLIMGKSHVAMALSRIGKAMDYSVTVLAREADPNAFVTADSISDEVLTDKFIHPNTCIVVCTQGENDEDALEQALNSGVPYVSFVASRRKANAVFNNLRQRGISFDQLKRIKTPAGLDIGAKLPEEVAISIIAEVISFIRSEDNVNDDESAAASTLSEDLYINPVCGVPVQKSAAKHVLEFEGESVYFCCDGCKVSFEKEPEKYMKKA; translated from the coding sequence ATGTTCAACGAATTTTTAAAAACAGCAGATCAGCTGTATCAGGATAAAGAAACCTTTGCGATTGCGATGGTTGTGAATCGACAGATTCCTTCTTCAGGTAAGCCGGGAGATAAAGCCATCATCCAAAAGGATGGGAAATTGATTGGATGGATAGGGGGAGGCTGTACCCGTGGAATTATCTTGAAAGAGGCGGTTGAGTCCATGCAAGAAGGGAAGCCTCGCTTGATCCGGATCAGTCCGGATGGAGAGGGTCTGGTGAGTAAGGGGGTAAAAGAATATAAAATGACTTGTCATAGCGGAGGTTCTGTGGAAGTATATATCGAGCCTGTCCTCCCTCGGCCTCAATTGCTGATCATGGGGAAATCCCATGTAGCGATGGCGCTTTCGAGGATCGGAAAAGCCATGGATTATTCGGTTACGGTTTTGGCGAGAGAGGCAGATCCTAATGCCTTTGTGACGGCTGATTCCATAAGTGATGAGGTCCTTACAGATAAATTCATACACCCCAATACCTGTATTGTGGTGTGTACACAAGGGGAGAATGATGAAGACGCATTAGAACAAGCCTTAAATTCAGGCGTTCCTTATGTGAGTTTTGTGGCGAGTAGGAGAAAGGCCAATGCCGTTTTCAATAACCTTCGTCAGCGAGGTATTTCTTTCGACCAACTCAAACGAATCAAAACACCTGCAGGATTAGATATTGGTGCAAAGCTTCCGGAAGAAGTAGCTATTAGCATCATTGCAGAGGTGATTTCATTTATTCGTTCGGAAGACAATGTAAATGATGATGAGTCTGCTGCCGCATCAACCTTAAGTGAGGATCTTTACATCAATCCGGTTTGCGGGGTTCCTGTGCAAAAAAGCGCTGCCAAACATGTACTCGAATTCGAAGGAGAATCCGTTTACTTTTGCTGCGATGGATGTAAAGTGAGTTTTGAGAAGGAGCCTGAGAAGTATATGAAAAAGGCTTAG